A section of the Triticum dicoccoides isolate Atlit2015 ecotype Zavitan chromosome 7A, WEW_v2.0, whole genome shotgun sequence genome encodes:
- the LOC119332322 gene encoding RING-H2 finger protein ATL70-like, protein MGTGGPSPPGAPHGLFGSSGAGGFGYGLAVSVGILLLVCTVAFAVYLCCARASSSMPVADARGIPAPAPPRRGNGDVELGGIDAATLEAYPAVVYREARKPASEEGQHAACCAVCLERYADSDVVRVLPDCGHLFHRGCVDAWLRRRPTCPVCRTSPLPSPMPTPLAEVTPLALPRPA, encoded by the coding sequence ATGGGCACCGGCGGCCCGTCGCCGCCCGGCGCCCCGCACGGCCTGTTCGGGTCGAGCGGCGCCGGCGGGTTCGGCTACGGCCTGGCCGTCTCCGTCGGCATCCTCCTCCTCGTCTGCACCGTCGCCTTCGCCGTCTACCTCTGCTGCGCCCGCGCCTCGTCGTCCATGCCGGTGGCCGACGCCCGCGGGAttccggcgccggcgccgccccgccgcggcAACGGCGACGTCGAGCTCGGCGGCATCGACGCGGCGACGCTGGAGGCGTACCCGGCGGTGGTCTACAGGGAGGCGAGGAAGCCGGCCTCGGAGGAGGGGCAGCACGCGGCGTGCTGCGCCGTCTGCCTGGAGAGGTACGCGGACAGCGACGTGGTCCGGGTGCTGCCGGACTGCGGCCACCTGTTCCACCGCGGCTGCGTCGACGCGTGGCTCCGGCGGCGGCCCACGTGCCCGGTGTGCCGGACGTCGCCTCTGCCCAGCCCCATGCCCACGCCTCTCGCCGAGGTGACGCCGCTGGCGCTGCCGAGGCCGGCGTGA